Proteins found in one Bremerella volcania genomic segment:
- a CDS encoding MOSC domain-containing protein has protein sequence MTDKEFLSAFEDCTLPPERWTHAAHVRAAVLYASRNRWEESVRLMRSRIQAYNAATDTPEELERGYHETLTLAFMRLIYAAHLQDGTFTSAAAFMDRHPELLDKKALLRYYSRERILTWDAKQRFVPPDLHPLPNLIGETMPEHLTLEQLHEGLPHIQQSPSDEGTLEAIVIRPKTNERSQLAHCELSLEGGVHGDNWALGCWKSLPDGSPHPDVQVAIANTRAIDLIAGDPGRWALAGDNLYVDFDLSAENLPAGQQLAIGDVVLEITEIPHNGCKKFSDRFGSDAVKFVNSAIGKQLHLRGIYARVVKSGVVRVGDAIRKLSAT, from the coding sequence ATGACCGACAAAGAGTTTCTTAGTGCATTTGAAGACTGCACGCTTCCGCCTGAGCGGTGGACGCACGCGGCCCACGTTCGCGCAGCGGTGCTGTATGCTTCGCGAAACAGGTGGGAAGAATCGGTCCGCTTGATGCGTTCTCGGATTCAAGCCTACAACGCGGCGACCGATACACCGGAGGAGCTCGAGCGGGGCTATCACGAAACGCTCACCCTGGCGTTCATGCGATTGATCTATGCGGCCCATCTTCAGGACGGTACGTTCACCAGCGCGGCGGCGTTCATGGATCGGCACCCAGAGTTGCTCGACAAGAAAGCCCTCTTGCGCTATTACTCGCGCGAGCGAATCTTAACCTGGGACGCGAAACAGCGATTCGTGCCTCCCGATCTTCACCCTCTTCCCAATTTGATAGGCGAGACGATGCCAGAGCATCTTACGTTAGAACAGTTACACGAAGGCCTGCCGCATATCCAACAATCGCCGAGCGACGAAGGCACGCTGGAAGCAATCGTCATTCGCCCCAAGACCAACGAGCGAAGCCAACTGGCCCACTGCGAACTGAGCCTGGAAGGTGGCGTGCATGGCGATAACTGGGCACTGGGCTGCTGGAAATCGCTGCCAGATGGTTCGCCGCATCCCGACGTACAGGTCGCCATCGCGAACACGCGGGCGATAGACCTGATCGCGGGGGACCCCGGGCGATGGGCGCTGGCCGGGGATAACCTTTACGTCGACTTCGATTTGTCGGCTGAGAATCTACCGGCCGGGCAGCAACTGGCGATCGGCGACGTGGTGCTGGAAATCACCGAGATCCCGCACAACGGCTGCAAAAAATTCTCGGATCGTTTTGGCAGCGACGCGGTGAAGTTCGTCAATTCAGCGATTGGCAAACAGCTGCATCTGCGAGGCATTTATGCCCGGGTGGTAAAGTCGGGCGTCGTGCGTGTTGGCGATGCGATTCGCAAATTATCAGCCACCTAG
- a CDS encoding arylsulfatase: protein MIHRTLLLVPLLFCFLSSTYAADTKQPNIIYIMLDDAGYNDFGAMGSKHVQTPVFDRMAAEGMRFTDHYSGSAVCAPTRCVLMTGLHTGHCRRRDNQAKANRDKTDENGLVFLKDEDVTVAEVMQKAGYVTGGIGKWGLGNPGHEGTPDKQGFDHFLGYLDQVHAHSYYTDWLWNDGERMETGKRYSHYFFEEDTLRFIRENQSKPFFLYLPYTLPHGKYEIPAEDPAYQIYQDKQWPQEVKNYAAMITRADMTVGKILDLLKELDIDDDTIVFYTSDNGPNTPFVKHLQSNAPFSGIKRSLKEGGIRAAMTVRWPGVVPAGETSDFVWDMRDLFPTACDLAGIDAPSHLDGISVLPTLKGQSQAERPHLYWEFPVRSQQAVRMGKWKGYREGTEAPLQLFDLTSDPAEKNNVAGNHPQIVKQIETIMAQSHVPSEFWPLDSGNKKGKMRR, encoded by the coding sequence ATGATTCATCGCACACTTCTGCTAGTCCCCCTACTTTTCTGCTTCCTATCAAGCACCTACGCCGCGGATACCAAGCAGCCCAACATCATTTACATCATGTTGGACGACGCCGGGTACAACGATTTTGGTGCAATGGGATCGAAGCACGTGCAAACTCCGGTCTTCGATCGGATGGCTGCCGAAGGGATGCGTTTCACCGATCACTACAGCGGCTCGGCCGTGTGTGCACCAACACGCTGCGTACTGATGACCGGCCTGCACACCGGGCATTGCCGGCGCCGCGACAACCAGGCCAAAGCCAACCGCGATAAGACCGACGAAAACGGTTTGGTCTTTTTGAAAGATGAAGACGTTACCGTGGCCGAGGTAATGCAGAAAGCGGGCTACGTGACCGGCGGGATCGGCAAGTGGGGGCTCGGCAACCCAGGGCACGAAGGCACGCCCGACAAGCAAGGCTTCGATCACTTCCTGGGTTATCTCGATCAGGTCCACGCGCATTCGTACTACACCGACTGGCTGTGGAACGATGGCGAGCGCATGGAGACCGGCAAGCGTTACTCGCACTACTTCTTCGAGGAAGACACGCTGCGTTTCATTCGCGAAAACCAAAGCAAGCCGTTCTTCCTCTACCTGCCGTACACGCTACCACACGGCAAGTATGAAATCCCTGCCGAGGATCCCGCCTATCAGATCTACCAAGACAAGCAATGGCCCCAAGAGGTCAAGAACTATGCGGCGATGATCACCCGGGCCGACATGACCGTGGGTAAGATTCTGGACCTGCTAAAAGAACTCGACATCGACGACGACACGATTGTGTTCTACACGTCGGACAACGGCCCGAACACGCCGTTCGTGAAGCACCTGCAATCCAACGCTCCTTTCAGCGGCATCAAACGAAGCTTGAAGGAAGGGGGCATTCGCGCGGCGATGACCGTTCGCTGGCCAGGCGTCGTACCGGCAGGGGAAACGAGCGATTTCGTGTGGGACATGCGCGATCTCTTTCCAACCGCGTGCGACCTGGCCGGTATCGATGCTCCTTCCCACCTCGACGGGATCTCGGTGCTGCCCACGCTCAAAGGCCAGTCGCAAGCAGAACGCCCGCATCTGTACTGGGAGTTCCCGGTTCGCTCGCAACAGGCCGTGCGGATGGGCAAGTGGAAGGGATACCGTGAAGGAACCGAAGCCCCGCTTCAGTTGTTCGATCTGACCAGCGACCCCGCCGAGAAGAACAACGTGGCCGGCAATCACCCGCAGATCGTCAAGCAAATCGAGACGATCATGGCCCAGTCGCATGTCCCCAGCGAGTTCTGGCCGCTGGACTCTGGCAATAAAAAAGGGAAAATGAGGCGGTAA